A window of Diorhabda carinulata isolate Delta chromosome 7, icDioCari1.1, whole genome shotgun sequence contains these coding sequences:
- the LOC130896135 gene encoding guanine nucleotide-binding protein subunit beta-like protein isoform X2, whose translation MSETLQLRGTLLGHNGWVTQIATNPKFPDMIISASRDKSIIIWKLTRDDTQYGVPQKRLYGHSHFISDVVLSKDGNFALSGSWDKTLRLWDLVAGKTIRRFEDHTKDVLSIAFSADNRQIVSGSRDKTIKLWNTLAECKYTIQDDGHADWYYRCRA comes from the exons atgagcGAAACTTTGCAACTTAGAGGTACCCTTTTGGGTCACAATGGATGGGTAACGCAGATAGCAACAAATCCCAAATTTCCCGATATGATAATATCAGCATCAAGAG ACAAATCTATAATTATATGGAAATTGACACGTGACGATACACAATATGGCGTACCCCAAAAACGTTTGTACGGTCACTCTCATTTCATTTCCGACGTTGTACTTTCCAAGGATGGAAATTTCGCTCTTTCTGGTTCTTGGGATAAAACACTTCGTTTATGGGATTTAGTTGCGGGAAAAACTATAAGGAGATTCGAGGATCATACGAAG GATGTGTTGAGTATTGCTTTTTCCGCTGATAACCGTCAAATAGTGTCCGGTTCGAGAGATAAGACCATTAAATTATGGAATACATTAGCAGAGTGCAAATATACGATACAAGATGACGGACATGCCGATTGG TATTACAGGTGTCGTGCGTAA
- the LOC130896135 gene encoding guanine nucleotide-binding protein subunit beta-like protein isoform X1 yields the protein MSETLQLRGTLLGHNGWVTQIATNPKFPDMIISASRDKSIIIWKLTRDDTQYGVPQKRLYGHSHFISDVVLSKDGNFALSGSWDKTLRLWDLVAGKTIRRFEDHTKDVLSIAFSADNRQIVSGSRDKTIKLWNTLAECKYTIQDDGHADWVSCVRFSPNHANPIIVSAGWDRVVKVWNLTNCRLKINHSGHTGYLNTVTVSPDGSLCASGGKDCKAMLWDLNDGKHLHTLDHTDVITAMCFSPSRTWLCVAFGPSIKIWDIESKKMIEEVKPEVVSQNAKAEPPQCLSLAWSTDGQTLFAGYSDNIIRVWQMSISNS from the exons atgagcGAAACTTTGCAACTTAGAGGTACCCTTTTGGGTCACAATGGATGGGTAACGCAGATAGCAACAAATCCCAAATTTCCCGATATGATAATATCAGCATCAAGAG ACAAATCTATAATTATATGGAAATTGACACGTGACGATACACAATATGGCGTACCCCAAAAACGTTTGTACGGTCACTCTCATTTCATTTCCGACGTTGTACTTTCCAAGGATGGAAATTTCGCTCTTTCTGGTTCTTGGGATAAAACACTTCGTTTATGGGATTTAGTTGCGGGAAAAACTATAAGGAGATTCGAGGATCATACGAAG GATGTGTTGAGTATTGCTTTTTCCGCTGATAACCGTCAAATAGTGTCCGGTTCGAGAGATAAGACCATTAAATTATGGAATACATTAGCAGAGTGCAAATATACGATACAAGATGACGGACATGCCGATTGG GTGTCGTGCGTAAGGTTCTCCCCTAATCACGCCAACCCCATAATAGTATCCGCCGGTTGGGATAGGGTAGTCAAAGTATGGAATTTGACTAATTGTCGTTTGAAAATCAACCATTCCGGTCACACCGGTTACTTGAACACCGTAACCGTTTCGCCTGATGGTAGTTTATGCGCCAGCGGTGGTAAAGATTGCAAAGCCATGTTATGGGATTTGAACGATGGTAAACATTTACATACCCTCGACCATACTGACGTTATTACCGCCATGTGTTTCTCACCAAGCAG AACGTGGCTCTGTGTTGCCTTCGGACCTTCGATTAAAATCTGGGATATCGAAAGCAAAAAAATGATCGAGGAAGTAAAACCGGAAGTCGTGTCACAAAACGCCAAAGCCGAACCACCCCAATGTTTGTCTTTGGCGTGGTCCACAGATGGACAAACATTATTTGCAGGTTATTCCGATAATATCATAAGAGTTTGGCAAATGAGCATATCTAATTcttaa
- the LOC130896128 gene encoding galactokinase-like isoform X3, whose translation MVAEIKSIDQLINEAKTAFRQQFKDEPNVAVYAPGRVNLIGEHTDYNDGFVMPMALPLVTVIVGKKMTGNDVTIYTTFDFENEEKQTTFELPQPTALIRAINKDGPKWAVYVKGVIANYIGNIPSAFNAVIHSSVPLGGGLSSSAALEVATYTFLDQLTSSKTKVSVNDKALACQKAEHEYAGVPCGIMDQFISFMGKEGHALLIDCRHLTSILIPFSDQNVVILITNSNVKHELTGSEYSSRRKQCEEAAMLLKKVSLRDANMDDIKYLESINTGKEIVSRARHVITEITRTTLAAEMLKQRNFCKFGELMTESHKSLRLDYEVSCPELDQLVDLALEVDGVLGSRMTGGGFGGCTVTLVYSQSVQKVVDNIKNKYKGQPTFYVCKASSGASAVPCSCK comes from the exons atggttgCCGAAATAAAATCCATCGATCAACTAATAAACGAAGCTAAAACGGCTTTTCGTCAACAATTTAAAGACGAACCCAATGTCGCAGTTTACGCGCCTGGTAGAGTGAATTTGATTGGCGAACATACTGATTACAATGATGGGTTCGTTATGCCAATG GCACTACCTTTAGTTACCGTCATCGTAGGTAAAAAAATGACAGGAAATGACGTAACTATTTATACCACGTTCGATTTTGAAAAcgaagaaaaacaaacaacttTCGAATTACCACAACCTACGGCTTTAATTAGAGCAATAAATAAAGACGGACCAAAATGGGCAGTATACGTAAAAG GAGTTATAGCGAATTATATAGGAAATATACCATCAGCTTTTAATGCCGTAATTCACTCGAGTGTACCTTTAGGAGGCGGTCTTTCTAGCAGTGCAGCACTCGAAGTTGCCACTTATACATTTTTAGATCAATTGACATCAAGTAAAACCAAAGTATC TGTTAATGACAAGGCATTAGCATGTCAGAAAGCGGAACACGAGTATGCCGGTGTTCCGTGCGGAATAATGGATCAGTTTATATCTTTTATGGGTAAAGAAGGTCACGCTTTATTAATTGATTGCAG acATCTTACGTCGATTTTGATACCGTTTTCAGATCAAAACGTCGTTATACTTATAACGAATTCGAACGTCAAACATGAACTCACCGGAAGTGAATATTCGTCGAGACGAAAACAATGCGAAGAGGCGGCCATGTTACTCAAAAAAGTCAGTTTGAGGGACGCCAATATGGACGACATTAAAT ATTTGGAATCTATAAACACCGGTAAAGAAATAGTTTCGAGGGCTAGACACGTCATCACCGAAATAACCAGAACGACGCTAGCCGCCGAAATGttgaaacaaagaaatttttgtaaattcggCGAACTGATGACGGAAAGTCACAAATCGTTGCGCCTCGATTACGAAGTATCTTGTCCCGAATTAGATCAGTTGGTCGATTTGGCGTTGGAGGTCGATGGAGTTTTGGGAAGTCGAATGACGGGAGGCGGTTTCGGCGGATGTACGGTGACGTTG GTATATTCACAATCCGTACAAAAAGTTGTGgacaacataaaaaataagtataaagGCCAACCGACCTTTTATGTATGTAAAGCCAGCTCTGGAGCATCTGCAGTACCTTGctcatgtaaataa
- the LOC130896128 gene encoding galactokinase-like isoform X1, with translation MVAEIKSIDQLINEAKTAFRQQFKDEPNVAVYAPGRVNLIGEHTDYNDGFVMPMALPLVTVIVGKKMTGNDVTIYTTFDFENEEKQTTFELPQPTALIRAINKDGPKWAVYVKGVIANYIGNIPSAFNAVIHSSVPLGGGLSSSAALEVATYTFLDQLTSSKTKVSVNDKALACQKAEHEYAGVPCGIMDQFISFMGKEGHALLIDCRHLTSILIPFSDQNVVILITNSNVKHELTGSEYSSRRKQCEEAAMLLKKVSLRDANMDDIKWEQEKAMDKELRRAYKSNLSLTVVIEDLKEQLKKQRKELEEQLDEKLKIVEMYNEKIQNVRENFELEMGRTLRDSEKEMMYKTLESEEKQHVLAEEAEKIVKHYEDVLRTNLQQEDSSRAKRSKIETQLQNWINTFDQDIGEKQAQFDLLQEEYDKKKAEIDEVQKIIDEQEEEYDILMAEKEEEEERLFNEMAYQFFLDRSARKIQKYWRAYMEKKASRKKKGKKKK, from the exons atggttgCCGAAATAAAATCCATCGATCAACTAATAAACGAAGCTAAAACGGCTTTTCGTCAACAATTTAAAGACGAACCCAATGTCGCAGTTTACGCGCCTGGTAGAGTGAATTTGATTGGCGAACATACTGATTACAATGATGGGTTCGTTATGCCAATG GCACTACCTTTAGTTACCGTCATCGTAGGTAAAAAAATGACAGGAAATGACGTAACTATTTATACCACGTTCGATTTTGAAAAcgaagaaaaacaaacaacttTCGAATTACCACAACCTACGGCTTTAATTAGAGCAATAAATAAAGACGGACCAAAATGGGCAGTATACGTAAAAG GAGTTATAGCGAATTATATAGGAAATATACCATCAGCTTTTAATGCCGTAATTCACTCGAGTGTACCTTTAGGAGGCGGTCTTTCTAGCAGTGCAGCACTCGAAGTTGCCACTTATACATTTTTAGATCAATTGACATCAAGTAAAACCAAAGTATC TGTTAATGACAAGGCATTAGCATGTCAGAAAGCGGAACACGAGTATGCCGGTGTTCCGTGCGGAATAATGGATCAGTTTATATCTTTTATGGGTAAAGAAGGTCACGCTTTATTAATTGATTGCAG acATCTTACGTCGATTTTGATACCGTTTTCAGATCAAAACGTCGTTATACTTATAACGAATTCGAACGTCAAACATGAACTCACCGGAAGTGAATATTCGTCGAGACGAAAACAATGCGAAGAGGCGGCCATGTTACTCAAAAAAGTCAGTTTGAGGGACGCCAATATGGACGACATTAAAT GGGAACAAGAAAAAGCAATGGATAAGGAATTAAGGAGAGCGTACAAATCAAATTTATCGTTGACTGTCGTTATCGAGGATTTAAAAGAGCAgcttaaaaaacaaagaaaagaaCTCGAAGAACAACTTGAcgagaaattgaaaattgttgaaatgtACAACGAAAAGATACAAAATGTTAGGGAAAACTTCGAGCTAGAAATGGGTAGAACCCTACGAGATTCCGAAAAAGAAATGATGTACAAGACTTTGGAAAGCGAAGAAAAACAACACGTTTTAGCGGAAGAAGCGGAAAAGATTGTAAAACATTACGAAGACGTGCTTCGAACGAATTTGCAACAAGAAGACAGTTCGAGAGCTAAACGTTCCAAAATCGAAACGCAACTACAGAATTGGATAAATACATTCGATCAAGATATCGGCGAAAAACAG gcGCAGTTCGATCTACTCCAAGAAGAATACGACAAAAAGAAAGCGGAAATAGATGAAGTTCAAAAAATAATAGACGAACAAGAAGAGGAATACGATATACTGATGgccgaaaaagaagaagaagaggaacgGTTATTCAATGAAATGGCTTACCAATTCTTCTTAGATAGATCAGCTAGAAAAATCCAAAAGTATTGGCGGGCTTATATGGAAAAGAAAGCCTCTAGAAAAAAGAAAGgcaaaaagaagaaataa
- the LOC130896128 gene encoding dynein regulatory complex protein 10-like isoform X2 gives MPSSYTPRSILTDIEIDDELNEFVNRFKDVEMTPDEMNLKIQADRVIYILNICMAKMNTIAHLPFILENDAELIRKHLKPNELSFVLDIFNEWGIPLSLEELYFTDNIQDSLRLGTVNKSMRRSQFTAILPEAFPNPAVYQLVDILFHNKCIQSAIRLAEKPKLDKQVVDLIKLLQELKEITKTKVYVTGEQEKAMDKELRRAYKSNLSLTVVIEDLKEQLKKQRKELEEQLDEKLKIVEMYNEKIQNVRENFELEMGRTLRDSEKEMMYKTLESEEKQHVLAEEAEKIVKHYEDVLRTNLQQEDSSRAKRSKIETQLQNWINTFDQDIGEKQAQFDLLQEEYDKKKAEIDEVQKIIDEQEEEYDILMAEKEEEEERLFNEMAYQFFLDRSARKIQKYWRAYMEKKASRKKKGKKKK, from the exons atgccTTCGTCATACACCCCACGTTCTATATTAACAGATATAGAAATCGATGACGAACTCAACGAGTTCGTTAATAGATTTAAAGATGTTGAAATGACGCCAGatgaaatgaatttgaaaatacaagCAGACAGGGTCATTTATATATTGAACATATGCATGGCTAAAATGAATACTATCGCGCATTTGCCATTCATTTTAGAAAATGACGCCGAATTGATAAGGAAACATTTAAAACCCAACGAACTCAGCTTCGTTTTGGATATTTTTAACGAATGGGGTATACCACTGTCCTTGGAAGAATTGTATTTCACTGATAACATTCAGGATAGTCTGAGACTTGGAACG GTGAATAAATCGATGAGGAGATCGCAATTTACCGCCATTTTACCGGAAGCATTTCCAAACCCAGCTGTATATCAACTAgttgatatattatttcataataaatgcatACAATCCGCTATACGTTTAGCCGAAAAACCGAAATTGGATAAACAGGTTGTGGATCTCATTAAACTGTTACAAGAACTCAAGGAAATTACGAAAACAAAAGTTTACGTTacag GGGAACAAGAAAAAGCAATGGATAAGGAATTAAGGAGAGCGTACAAATCAAATTTATCGTTGACTGTCGTTATCGAGGATTTAAAAGAGCAgcttaaaaaacaaagaaaagaaCTCGAAGAACAACTTGAcgagaaattgaaaattgttgaaatgtACAACGAAAAGATACAAAATGTTAGGGAAAACTTCGAGCTAGAAATGGGTAGAACCCTACGAGATTCCGAAAAAGAAATGATGTACAAGACTTTGGAAAGCGAAGAAAAACAACACGTTTTAGCGGAAGAAGCGGAAAAGATTGTAAAACATTACGAAGACGTGCTTCGAACGAATTTGCAACAAGAAGACAGTTCGAGAGCTAAACGTTCCAAAATCGAAACGCAACTACAGAATTGGATAAATACATTCGATCAAGATATCGGCGAAAAACAG gcGCAGTTCGATCTACTCCAAGAAGAATACGACAAAAAGAAAGCGGAAATAGATGAAGTTCAAAAAATAATAGACGAACAAGAAGAGGAATACGATATACTGATGgccgaaaaagaagaagaagaggaacgGTTATTCAATGAAATGGCTTACCAATTCTTCTTAGATAGATCAGCTAGAAAAATCCAAAAGTATTGGCGGGCTTATATGGAAAAGAAAGCCTCTAGAAAAAAGAAAGgcaaaaagaagaaataa
- the LOC130896130 gene encoding homogentisate 1,2-dioxygenase produces the protein MAELRYLSGFGSEFCSEDPRCPGSIPKDQNSPQKCPYGLYAEQLSGTAFTAPRSENKRSWLYRIRPSVSHEPFQPIKNSDVTHNWSEEEPNPNQLLWEPFDLPNVTKKVDFVDGLHTIGGAGDSRCKNGLAIHIYSCNISMTNKAFYNSDGDFLIVPQSGNLKIKTEFGVIHAIPNEIVVIQQGMRFQIETTTPSRGYILEVFGRHFELPDLGPIGANGLANPRDFLTPVACYEDLDENFDIVSKYQGKLFVCKQDHSPFDVVAWHGNYVPCKYDLSKFMVINSVSFDHCDPSIFTVLTCQSDRKGTAIADFVIFPPRWSVQEHTFRPPYYHRNCMSEFMGLILGEYEAKRGGLAPGGATLHSAMTPHGPDANCFEMASNEILKPTRVAEGTQAFMFESCMGIALTKWGSKTCDKLNPNYYKCWRNLQKHFKK, from the exons ATGGCTGAACTACGA TATTTGAGCGGTTTCGGTTCGGAGTTTTGTTCAGAGGATCCGAGATGTCCGGGATCTATACCAAAGGACCAAAATAGTCCGCAGAAATGTCCGTACGGTTTATATGCCGAACAACTTTCCGGTACGGCTTTCACCGCTCCCAGATCGGAAAATAAACGATCTTGGTTATATAGAATAAGACCTTCCGTATCACACGAACCTTTTCAACCGATTAAAAATAGTGACGTCACTCACAATTGGTCCGAAGAAGAACCCAATCCGAATCAA ttgctTTGGGAACCTTTTGATTTACCAAATGTGActaaaaaagttgattttgttGACGGTTTACATACTATAGGAGGAGCTGGTGATTCTAGATGTAAAAATGGTCTCGCTATTCACATTTACTCCTGCAATATTTCCATGACTAACAAAGCTTTCTATAACAGCGACGGCGACTTCCTAATAG TTCCACAAAGtggtaatttgaaaataaaaacggaATTCGGGGTAATTCACGCGATACCAAACGAAATTGTTGTTATTCAACAAGGGATGCGTTTTCAAATCGAAACAACAACGCCATCTAGAGGATATATTTTGGAAGTATTCGGTAGACATTTCGAATTGCCCGATTTGGGTCCGATCGGAGCGAACGGATTGGCGAATCCGAGAGATTTTTTGACGCCAGTCGCTTGCTACGAAGATCTAGACGAAAATTTCGATATCGTGTCAAAATATCAGGGAAAATTATTCGTTTGTAAACAGGATCACAGTCCTTTCGACGTCGTGGCTTGGCACGGGAATTACGTGCCTTGCAAATACGATCTTAGCAAGTTTATGGTCATCAATTCGGTTTCTTTCGATCACTGT GATccttcaattttcacagttctCACTTGTCAGTCTGATAGAAAAGGTACTGCAATAGCAGATTTCGTTATATTCCCACCGAGATGGTCGGTGCAAGAACACACTTTCAGACCGCCGTATTATCACAGAAATTGCATGTCGGAATTTATGGGGCTGATACTTGGGGAGTATGAAGCTAAAAGGGGAGGTTTGGCGCCGGGAGGGGCAACGTTGCACAGTGCAATGACCCCTCACGGTCCCGATGCGAATTGTTTCGAAATGGcttctaatgaaattttgaaaccgACGAGAGTAGCCGAAGGAACACAG GCATTCATGTTCGAAAGTTGTATGGGGATAGCTTTGACGAAGTGGGGATCGAAGACGTGCGACAAACTGAATCCAAATTATTACAAATGTTGGCGAAACCTTCagaaacatttcaaaaagtga
- the LOC130896138 gene encoding protein obstructor-E-like, translating to MSMNSYIWTFVFVVTLALGVSGAKNRNRKPQSDPIEDVSEISDQCPEPDGYFADAEQCDKYYHCNNGKITEKLCPDGQVFNDYSSEYEKCDLPFNIDCSSRPKLQEPQPSEHCPRKHGYFAHESRNICDKFYFCVDGKFNPIQCPNGLVYNEKSGICSWPDEAKRSGCTSEEVFEFQCPKVTEEVAITHPRYADPDDCQYFFVCINGNAPRRNGCKLGQVFDDVGKRCTWARNVPECADWYKGRLTDEQLMELENPPTPRPKATKVSKRKQRPHPQQNEE from the exons ATGTCGATGAATTCTTATATTTGGACTTTCGTTTTCGTGGTAACGTTAGCGTTGGGGGTGAGTGGTGCGAAAAATCGAAACAGAAAACCCCAAAGTGATCCAATAGAAGACGTTTCTGAAATATCTGATCAATGTCCCGAACCTGATGGTTATTTCGCGGACGCGGAACAGTGCGATAAATATTACCATTGCAATAACggtaaaataactgaaaaattatgtCCAGATGGACAAGTTTTTAATGACTATAGTTCTGAgtatgaaaaatgtgatttgcctttcaatattgattgttcGTCGAGGCCTAAATTGCAAGAACCCCAACCCAGCGAACATTGTCCCAGAAAACACG gatACTTCGCCCACGAGTCCCGAAACATTTGTGATAAATTTTACTTTTGCGTAGACGGTAAATTCAACCCGATCCAATGCCCCAACGGTCTCGTATACAACGAAAAATCCGGCATCTGTTCATGGCCGGACGAAGCTAAACGATCCGGTTGTACGTCCGAAGAAGTTTTCGAATTTCAATGTCCGAAAGTAACCGAAGAGGTAGCCATCACTCATCCGAGATACGCCGATCCGGACGATTGTCAATATTTCTTCGTTTGCATCAACGGCAACGCCCCGAGAAGAAACGGTTGCAAACTCGGACAAGTCTTCGACGACGTAGGCAAAAGATGCACGTGGGCGAGGAACGTACCCGAATGCGCCGATTGGTACAAAGGCCGATTGACAGATGAACAGCTGATGGAGTTGGAAAACCCTCCAACGCCGAGACCGAAGGCTACTAAAGTCAGCAAGAGGAAGCAAAGACCACACCCAcaacaaaatgaagaataa